From the Mahella australiensis 50-1 BON genome, the window TGCCCCATTAACGCTTGTCTGAACTCAAAGCTCGTCATCTCCGGATTGGCCAAGTCATGCAGCACAGGATAAAGAGGGTGATCTATTGCCTTCTCTTTTCCGCCACCCTGCAGGCGCCTGTATACAGGGAGAGGAAGCGATGCCAATGTCCTGCTTAAAATGTCCACAGCTGAAAACACCGCAGTTGATGTCAAAGCTGTGTTCTCATTCACGGTTACGCCAGACGCAGCTCTGTTACCATTCATAAGCCAATCACTAAAAGTATTTGTACTAATTGAACGCTTGTTAAATGTTATATTTATAGGCCCTATCCTCGTTTTTATCACCTGCTTTTTTTAAAGGGTTATTATGCCCCTGTCCTCATATACTGAATGCTGCGGTTTATCGTGTACCATTGTCCTTGCTAAAGCGTTGATTAATGCCACTATGCCATCTATTCTGTCAGCGCTTTTGCTCTTTACCGGGCGTATATTTTCGTTCTCATCGTATTTAACTTCTATATTGCCAAACATCCAACGCAAAACAGGATTAGCACCATGCACCAATCTGCGGCTCACAACTAATGTCTCCAATTCCTTCATTGCCGGCGACATTGTTTTAGCCCCCTGTCTGACCTCTACCATAGTTAATCCGGCATCTGTCAAATCAAGAGCCACTTGCATGGCGTTCCAAGGGTCGAATCCTATCTCTTGTATGTCGTATATATCTTTTAGCTGCAAAATGGTCTTTTTTATAAAATCATAATCTATCACATTGCCAGGTGTTACCTTAATCAGGCCCTCTTTAAGCCATTTATCATATGGAACGCTATCTTTGCGTATGCGCTCTTTCATGTTATCTTCCGGTATCCAGAAGTAAGGGAGCGCATAAGTCTTTGGATCGCTATCTATAGGCGGAAACACAAGCACAAATGCTGTAATATCCAACTTACTTGACAAATCCAAGCCTCCATAGCATGGCCTGCCTCTCAGCTTCTCCGGCACAACCAAGCCTCCGCATTGGTCCCATTGTTCCAATGTCAGCCATTTCGTTGTTTTGTATTTTACCCACTGGTTCAGTCTCAACTGTCTAAACAAGCGCTCTTCAGCCGGATTATCTTTTGCACTCTGCCATGCAGCTCTTACTTTGTCAATGTCTATTGTTATATCAAGGCTTGGATTTGCTTTATACCAATTTGCTTCATCACCCGGATCTGCATTTTCATCTATGCCGTAAATGACAGGATACCATGTCGGATCATCTATGAGGCCATCTAATATCTTGCGCGCTTTTTCATGGACCTCCCATCCGATGCTTGTGCGATCCGGATCATCTCCGGCTGTGGTAATTAAAAAAACAGCGGTTGCGTTCTAGCATCACCGCTGCCTTTGGTCATGACATCGTATAGCTCTCTGTTGGGTTGTGCGTGAAGTTCATCAAAAACAACGCCATGCACATTCAAGCCGTGTTTGGTATATGCTTCGGCTGATAGGACCTGGTAGAAACTGTTTGTTGGCATATATATCATTCTTTTTTGAGATAACACCAATTTGATGCGCTTCTTGAGTGCCGGGCACTGATCCACCATGTCTACGGCAACATCAAAGACTATTGCTGCTTGTTGCCTGTCTGCAGCGCACCCATAAACTTCAGCGCCCCATTCATTATCACCACACGTTAAATATAATGCCACAGCCGCTGCAAGCTCACTTTTTCCATTCTTTTTAGGGATCTCAACATATGCCGTGTTATACTGCCTGTAACCATTGGGTTTCACTGTCCCGAATACATCTCTTATAATCTGTTCTTGCCAAGGTAACAACTTAAAGTATACGCCATGCCATTTGCCCTTAGTATGTTTTAGATTTTCAATAAATGTAATTGCTCTATCTGCCTCCGTCTTATCGTACACATACAGTTCACCCTTTCAATAATTGCTCCATCGGATCGCTATCTTCGCTAAACGCTTTAACCTCAATTCTCGTTCTAGCGGCAGGCGTTAAACCGAACTCAGAACATAAGGACCTGAAGTTGAGCAAGGCCCTATTTCCAATCTTAACCTCTGGCCGCTCGACAATGTTGACTGCTCCACCCTTATTTGTGTATTCGTAGGTCCTGCCATTCTTCTTTAGGAATCTTTCACACTCCACCCATATCCCATAAGACTGGCAAAGCGCCGCAAATGCCTGCCCATCTATAACGGTCATCAGTCCTAATTGTTCTAATTCTGGTATCAGCTGCTTCCATAACTTCTTTGCATCCTTGTTTAACCATGTTGGGCAATCAGGTGTGAGTGGTGTTGGTTTAGGCTCATCTGATGGAAGTGGCCGTTTCCCCGGATTGCCTTCCAGTATCTTTAAATTTGTTGGTTTTGGCGGCCTGCCTCTTCTTGCCATATGACCATCCCCTTTAAATCGAATTTTGCGAAATCTTTTTCGTGACCGTGCTGCCGGTCTCCCGGCTTAGCTATCTAGAGATTTATACCCCCTATCCCCATCGTCCATTTTCGGCTGCAGTCTTTCTGCTATGACATTCATGGCACAATGGCTCAAGATTGCTCCTATCCATATTTGCCACATTGCCATCAATATGATGAACATCAGTAGCAGCCTTAACAATCCCATGCTTAGCACATTCTCTGCATAATGGCTCATCAGCCAATACCATTGCACGTATCTTTTGCCATCGCTTATTATAGCCGCGGCTTGCTGCACTGCCACGGATTTTATTATATACACTTTCATACTGGCGCTTATGCTTATCACAATATCGTTGGCCTGGCTCACACAGCTCTGGACAACCGAAATAAGCGCATGCGGTCTTTAACCTATTAGGCATAATATCACCCACTTCAATGCAATAAAAAAGAGCCTCACGGCTCTTCAGTAACTCTAAACTATCTTAATGTCAATATATTTTTATAATAGCTGTCATCCCACTTGGTTCCGATTTTTACATTTCTACACATCTCTTTTAGTAATTTTATTAATGCATTATCTTTCAAATTTTCATTATTCATCGGTGAAGTACATGCAACTTGATATAATTCATTATAAGCGTTAATTACATCTTTGCTATTAGCAAATACTATTGGTATTTTATTTAATGCTCGCATTAATTCTTCTTTAGGCCCATTATACCAATTCCCCAATTGATATCTATAGCCAAAAATAATTTCTATTAAGCCAATTTTTGCTTTTAGGATTTGCTGTCTTTTTTGATACCAGAGATTAATCAATGTTGCCAATACTCCAGATAATATTATGGAAAATATATTCAATGCTATTTGTTGAGTAGACATATCCAAATCTTTTCCTTTCATTAATAAATTTCTATTACTAATATGAGAGATTCACCATGACCCTCGTGGGACTGAACTTGAGATTCTTCTTCGTTTGGCTTTTCGTCAATGCTCACTTATACCTTATACAATGCTCAGGTATTATATAAGGTAATAAATAAGTAAATTTAAAAGCTTAGTATATAATTATCCTTAGATTAATTATACTACAAACCCGTCAAAAAATCATATCCAAAACCCGCCAAAAATACGACAATATAATTGAAAGCGCTAAACCTTCAAATGCAGTTGTAGTGCGCTCTACAGAGTTTAGCAACTCGTCAAAAATCCGTCACAATACTTGATCAAAAAAATGCGTGAATTCTTTAAGATAAGATGGTGGCAAAGCCTCCAGTCGGCCTCTTATCTCATTTCTGATCTCTTTCACCCTGCGTTCAACCGTTTTATTGCTCATATAAAGCCTACACTCAATCTGCTTGTATGACATGCCAGCTCTATATTTCATGCGGTATATTTTCCGCTGCTCTGGGTGCAATGTTCTTATTCCTTCTTTTACCGCATCAACAACGAATGATAGTGTGGCCTTCTTTATAGCTATTTTTTCAACAGCACTATCATAGTGGCTGTTTTTTTGTACAGGAACCAGCACTACTGATGCCGACATACTCGGCTCAATATCATCAATTAGCGTCTTTAGTAATGGTAAATTGTAAAGTATCCAGTCAACCATTTTGTTTGAAATCATTTATACCACCATTCCCGGATATACTTGGTGTACACGTCGATTCACACGTTTCCATTTATCGTGCCGCATCAGTAAGATTGCTTGTTTAAAAGTAATATGCACTTCTATCGGTATATCTAATAAATTAAGCCGCTTAAACTTCTCTATGATATCCGGCTGTGTATAGCTAACGTATTCATATATCGTCACTCTGCTACCTCCCAAAGCTCAATCTCGACTCTTTCGCTTTTATCCCTTAATCGTCGTATCGCTAATACGGTCACTTGCTTGTCATCTTTATAAGCGATTCCATTCATGCCGTCTAAAATCGCCTTTTCTAAATTGTCCAAATCTCCGCATTGGCTTTTTATATATACCTTTATATCCATGGCCACGTCGCCAACTAGCGGCTCTTTTATGACTTCCCTCGTTTTCCAGCCGACGAATGTTTCATATTCACGAGTTTTTCGCGGCGTATACACATTGCCGTTTTTTCCTAGCCGTGGTCGGCCTTTTGGGACCGGCCTACCCGGAATTATGATATGGTATCTCATCTTTCTCGCTCTCCTGTCTTTTGCTCACAACTTTATCACTTTCACATCACCGAGCATCACATCGGCATATGTGAAACATTCATACGTATGCTTGGCTTTGACACGAAAAATGTGCTCATATACCTGTACCACCTTACCTTCGTACCATGGCACATGTGCCTTTCCAAACCATGCTGGCCTATATCGTACCGTTAATCCAGGTTTAATAGCATTTATAACACCGTTATAATTCCTTTGACTTCTAGAAACCGCGATTTCTTCTTGAGTCATTACCAACCTCTCCTTTCACACATGCTTCCACTTCGTTATGCCAGCTATCGCATATACCCATCAGCTGCTTGATGATTCTATCTTTCTCCTGCGATTCCAACAGCAGCTGCGCACATTTGAGCAGCAACCGGTCATGGTCCAACTTCAGTCGATCTATATAATCAGCAATATCCTCACTACAGTTAAATCTTTTATCGTTCATCACTTCTCCGCTCCTTTTTTAAACTTTATCCCTCGCGCCTCCAACGCTTTCACCACATGCTCATCGTTTTTGTGCCGCTCGTAGAAATCCACAATATTATCTTTGGCTATCATTTCCGGATCAGCCACTTCAGCTACCCATGGAATATAATAACTGGATTTCACCTTGCATTGCTGGCCGTCATAGCTATATTTCGTACCAGCTGGGCATATGCAATGTGCTATATACTCGTATTCACCCATATCTGTCTTTTTACGATACATCACCATTCCGGTATCGTTGCATATCCAGCAGGCGGGCAGCTCAACATTTTTCTCATCCGGCTGGTCTGGCCGATCATCTTTTAATATCTCAACATCAAAAGTCACTGGGCCCATCTTTTTAACCTCCAATCCTCTCCTGATACCTTAACGAACTCGCACATCTCGGCCAATCTTGAGACTATAGCATCTCCCTTCTCGCCCAATTTTTTGCGGAGAACTGCTGATGAAAAGTTCGTCGTCACTATGATCGGCCTCTCATTCTCGTATAACCGGTTGATGATCTGGTATATCACAGTTGTGGAGTTTTCCGTTGCATTTTCTTTCCCCAAATCATCGATAACTAAAATATCCACGTTATCCGTGAAGGTCCTTATCATTTCAGCTTCTGTCAGTTCTGAGTCCCTTCTGTAAGTGCTCTTTACAAGCGTCAATATGTCTATCACATTGCCGAATATGACCGAATAAAGCTTGCTAATAAGCTCATTAGCTATGGCAGCCGCAAGGTGGGTTTTCCCGGTTCCCACCGGGCCAGTGAAAAGCAATCCTTTCTCAACATTTGGAAACCTAGTGGCGAATTCATATGCTATTTTATAAGCATTCAACGCCTCTGGACTCAGATTGGCGGTATCGAAAGTTTCAAACGTCCGCTTTGCAAATCTGCTGCCCAATCCGCTTTTATTCAGCAGTTTCATCGCTTTGGACTGTTTCTCTTTTTTGAGCATTTCCTGAACATTCTTCTCGTTTTGAGCTATGCTTCTGCGAATGTACTCTGTTAACTCGTCATTCATTGGTTTTGCCTCCTAAGCTTAAAAAAGATTATCATACACATTGCCAGCCGAGGCCTCATTTGGTCCAGCCCTCGCTTTCTTGACCTGCATTTGATACTTGGCGAGTTGCCTTTCTACAACAAGCAGGCTGTCTATCTTGTCATGCCAATATCTATCGCTGAAAAGCCAGTCTATGCAATCCTTTATCTCGCCGCTGCTCGCCATATTCAGCAACCGGTGCGCGGTAGAGTAGTTTTTAAGCAGCCAATCCTTAGGGAAAACCGTAACGCCATTGGCCACAAGCTTATCTTTGAGGTAACATGCAATAGCTTTATCCTCGTCCGAATATTTAGGCCCTCGTGCTTTAGCCCTAGCGGTTGGTTCCCCTTTGGCCTTTGTATCATCATTTTGGTGAGCTTGCTCACCATCTACGTTAGTAGATATAATATATTTATTTATATATTTATTTAGGCACCCCTCAACGTCAGTCGTATCAAGGCTTTGAGGGTTGTCAACCCTTGTACAAATAGACAAGGGTACCCTTGCACATTTGTACAACCCTTGCTTTGTCTTTTCGTTCAACCCTTGCACATTTATACAACCCTTATACCATTGTTCAACCCTTGTATTAAAAGTGTAGGTGGGCACTTTGCCGGGCTCATAGCTGGTACGAATAATTATGCTCCATTCAATAAGCTGCTTCAGCTGTTTTGAAACATAGGAAGGAGATGTATCAACAGCTTCTGCGAACTCTTTCAAGGAAATGCTATCTTCTTTTATCCCCCAGCCATAAGTTCGCCGGAATAAGAACATGCATATTCCTTTTTGAACCCCGCTTATCCTCGCCATGGCCAAAGCTTCGAGTATCAAATTGGCAAGCGGTGTATAGCCATCTTCTATATCTGCTTTTAAAATTTCCCGGTCTCCTTTTGGCATTTATATCCCACCTTCTGCTCCAAACTCTTTATAGAGGCGGCCGAAACCGCCTCTACTCTCTGTTCCAGATGAATTCACTTGTTAACTGGCCGCGGCTTTAGCTTTAGCCTGACATGCCCGGCATAATGGCTTGCCGAATGTGGAATTGCTGTATCGGTCCTCCGCTGCCGTTATTGTAGCTCCGCATTCTGAGCATGCATGGCCGGAGCCATCATTTTTAGCCGTGGCAGCTGCTGGTTTTGGTTTTTTAGCATCTATTACGAGAGATGCCTCACTGCGCAATACATCTTTCAGATCCGTTATCTCGCGGCCGCATATCTGGGATATTTCGGTTAGCATATCATCTTCCGTGACCTTACCGAATAGCTTCTTTATTAAATCTACTTGCTTGCTGCTCGCGGTCTCGATGCCCCCTGTTAGATCCTCCATATCCTGTGTAAACTTTCTGCTCGCCGCTGTGGCCTTTAATACTGCATCTATAAAAGCTCTCTTATTGGCCA encodes:
- a CDS encoding terminase large subunit gives rise to the protein MTTAGDDPDRTSIGWEVHEKARKILDGLIDDPTWYPVIYGIDENADPGDEANWYKANPSLDITIDIDKVRAAWQSAKDNPAEERLFRQLRLNQWVKYKTTKWLTLEQWDQCGGLVVPEKLRGRPCYGGLDLSSKLDITAFVLVFPPIDSDPKTYALPYFWIPEDNMKERIRKDSVPYDKWLKEGLIKVTPGNVIDYDFIKKTILQLKDIYDIQEIGFDPWNAMQVALDLTDAGLTMVEVRQGAKTMSPAMKELETLVVSRRLVHGANPVLRWMFGNIEVKYDENENIRPVKSKSADRIDGIVALINALARTMVHDKPQHSVYEDRGIITL
- a CDS encoding terminase large subunit domain-containing protein; the protein is MYDKTEADRAITFIENLKHTKGKWHGVYFKLLPWQEQIIRDVFGTVKPNGYRQYNTAYVEIPKKNGKSELAAAVALYLTCGDNEWGAEVYGCAADRQQAAIVFDVAVDMVDQCPALKKRIKLVLSQKRMIYMPTNSFYQVLSAEAYTKHGLNVHGVVFDELHAQPNRELYDVMTKGSGDARTQPLFF
- a CDS encoding phage terminase small subunit P27 family; protein product: MARRGRPPKPTNLKILEGNPGKRPLPSDEPKPTPLTPDCPTWLNKDAKKLWKQLIPELEQLGLMTVIDGQAFAALCQSYGIWVECERFLKKNGRTYEYTNKGGAVNIVERPEVKIGNRALLNFRSLCSEFGLTPAARTRIEVKAFSEDSDPMEQLLKG
- a CDS encoding HNH endonuclease — translated: MPNRLKTACAYFGCPELCEPGQRYCDKHKRQYESVYNKIRGSAASRGYNKRWQKIRAMVLADEPLCRECAKHGIVKAATDVHHIDGNVANMDRSNLEPLCHECHSRKTAAENGRWG
- a CDS encoding DUF6680 family protein → MKGKDLDMSTQQIALNIFSIILSGVLATLINLWYQKRQQILKAKIGLIEIIFGYRYQLGNWYNGPKEELMRALNKIPIVFANSKDVINAYNELYQVACTSPMNNENLKDNALIKLLKEMCRNVKIGTKWDDSYYKNILTLR
- a CDS encoding sigma factor-like helix-turn-helix DNA-binding protein, which codes for MISNKMVDWILYNLPLLKTLIDDIEPSMSASVVLVPVQKNSHYDSAVEKIAIKKATLSFVVDAVKEGIRTLHPEQRKIYRMKYRAGMSYKQIECRLYMSNKTVERRVKEIRNEIRGRLEALPPSYLKEFTHFFDQVL
- a CDS encoding RusA family crossover junction endodeoxyribonuclease produces the protein MRYHIIIPGRPVPKGRPRLGKNGNVYTPRKTREYETFVGWKTREVIKEPLVGDVAMDIKVYIKSQCGDLDNLEKAILDGMNGIAYKDDKQVTVLAIRRLRDKSERVEIELWEVAE
- a CDS encoding ATP-binding protein produces the protein MNDELTEYIRRSIAQNEKNVQEMLKKEKQSKAMKLLNKSGLGSRFAKRTFETFDTANLSPEALNAYKIAYEFATRFPNVEKGLLFTGPVGTGKTHLAAAIANELISKLYSVIFGNVIDILTLVKSTYRRDSELTEAEMIRTFTDNVDILVIDDLGKENATENSTTVIYQIINRLYENERPIIVTTNFSSAVLRKKLGEKGDAIVSRLAEMCEFVKVSGEDWRLKRWAQ
- a CDS encoding replication protein — encoded protein: MPKGDREILKADIEDGYTPLANLILEALAMARISGVQKGICMFLFRRTYGWGIKEDSISLKEFAEAVDTSPSYVSKQLKQLIEWSIIIRTSYEPGKVPTYTFNTRVEQWYKGCINVQGLNEKTKQGLYKCARVPLSICTRVDNPQSLDTTDVEGCLNKYINKYIISTNVDGEQAHQNDDTKAKGEPTARAKARGPKYSDEDKAIACYLKDKLVANGVTVFPKDWLLKNYSTAHRLLNMASSGEIKDCIDWLFSDRYWHDKIDSLLVVERQLAKYQMQVKKARAGPNEASAGNVYDNLF